CAACTGCTGTATTTGCCGGAGGACAGAAAGAAGTCAGCAATGTCATCGTCATCGCCTCGGATGCAACATGGCCTCCCATGGAATTCCTGAATGAAAATAAAGAGATCATCGGTTTTGATGTAGATATGCTCAAGGCTGCAGCAGAAGCCGGTGGTTTTGAAATAGAAATCGTCAACACAGCATGGGATGGAATTTTTGCCGGTCTGGCGAATGGCAACTACGATGCCGTATGTTCCTCCGTAACGATTACTGAAGATAGAAAAGCTGCCATGGATTTTTCAATACCCTATATCAACGCAGGTCAGGTCCTAATCGTTGCAAAAGATTCCAAGGGAATCACAACTCTTGCTGATATGTCAGGGAAATCACTGGGTGCTCAGATTGGAACAACCGGTGCCATTGCCATAACTGATGCTGGAAATGTCGAACTGAAAACCTACGATGAACTGGGACTGGCCATCGAAGATCTGGCCAATGGTAATAT
The genomic region above belongs to Oceanispirochaeta sp. and contains:
- a CDS encoding basic amino acid ABC transporter substrate-binding protein, which translates into the protein MKKLLLLSLILILSATAVFAGGQKEVSNVIVIASDATWPPMEFLNENKEIIGFDVDMLKAAAEAGGFEIEIVNTAWDGIFAGLANGNYDAVCSSVTITEDRKAAMDFSIPYINAGQVLIVAKDSKGITTLADMSGKSLGAQIGTTGAIAITDAGNVELKTYDELGLAIEDLANGNIDGVVADSPIAADYVLGNDTYNSKLKIVGDPFTDEFYGVAVKKGNSEVLDKLNAGLKAVIESGKRDELITKWLR